In Plasmodium falciparum 3D7 genome assembly, chromosome: 13, the following are encoded in one genomic region:
- a CDS encoding structural maintenance of chromosomes protein 2, putative — MYIEEIILDGFKSYPTKTVIGPFHPQFNAITGLNGSGKSNVLDAICFVMGINNLNLIRVNRLDELIYKQGQAGITKGSVTIKFNNEEKPSPLQEPYRDMKNITITRQIVLGGRNRYLLNSHNAKPKDISDFFQSLKLNINNPHFLIMQGKITKVINMKPIELLGLIEESSGTKLYEVKRTNAIKLMVKKDQKLGEINKVLFEEIEPTLVKLKKEKEEYNKFVSNNEEIEKYEKVEIAYKYYVAKKMMTKCEEKIEDAKSEEKILEKGIKEIDKDIEKYKIEKEKIVKETNTASEPMKILISQKEELEKKISQLKSEAKMENKEKAKEKRRREDIKKEINNLQNKLDDYQKNNEKNNKNLKSYEDLKKKIEILKEELNEKQLTMNCLLSAGTNNNEYTGSFREQLKNYKTNLSKAETQINNFLQNNKHLEKEIMTLKEQRKKYEKEYNEISKEKDIEEKKKKLCEQELDKLNKEYNNFMELDTLKTDKNILYNDMEKLQQELQVLKNIINSVKIDYKIPSNMKSTDVLGQIYKLIKIKKEYINTALAVHLILGGKLTYLLVQNKEHSKRLFEYNNFSSGSKRVTLLPLEDCVISREVHEKHIEECRRNVGLNIKDKNDVIYFLDIMEYDKNLERIIQYLFNGTLICSNVDLCKKITYNPNKKLSYTTITLEGDKFDTSGSMSGGSNKNINLFLLNYEKYKHKKEQYHDNENKLKEVSEKLKSLEKAEEKKKIISKELQIYENNLNNIENRMETSKYGSVNKKIEEHKNEIDKGRNELSELYKEQKKLTEVIRKLEKDISEYEANKDKKEEDLKETIKKLKNKIKQLETEEHKKKEEIDDVLLQIENYKKQKEKETNDLSSTDEIINEIEKKIEDIEKNINITKENLKELENKITELQSSFSSYENEMKHVVKKIEDLEKKKSENILDLKKLENTLLDLQKDLKTSSDTVKYLYKTHVWIESYEPLFNKKYTPYDFENFRHDVIQKKIQALQNEQNKLSININRKAVQMYEQVQVDYKDLVTKKSQVEEDKKKIQEVIADLDVKKSESLLAMYQQINEYFQAIFSTLLNNAQAKLSIVDGDLANGIEMKIAFNNNWKESLTELSGGQRSLLALSLILALLKVRTVPMYILDEIDAALDLNHTQNIGDMIRTQFPHSQFIIVSLKEGMFSHADVLFKMRFIDGISTVNRHALDIRQNTNKKEVQEVKRRRVTIHDKEPDHD; from the exons atgtatattgaGGAAATAATATTAGATGGTTTCAAGAGTTACCCAACCAAAACCGTGATTGGTCCCTTTCATCCTCAATTTAATGCCATAACAGGTTTAAATGGTAGTGGGAAATCGAATGTTTTAGATGCGATATGTTTTGTTATgggtataaataatttaaatttaataagaGTGAATCGATTAGatgaattaatatataaacaaggTCAAGCTGGAATTACGAAAGGTAGTGTTACTATAAAGTTTAATAATGAGGAAAAGCCAAGTCCTTTACAAGAACCTTATCGTGATATGAAGAATATAACTATTACTAGACAAATAGTTTTAGGAGGAAGAAATCGATATCTTTTAAACAGTCATAATGCTAAACCTAAAGATATTAGTGATTTTTTTCAGTCATTAAaattgaatataaataatcctcattttttaattatgcaAGGTAAGATAACAAaagttataaatatgaaaccAATTGAGCTCTTAGGATTAATTGAAGAATCGAGTGGTACCAAACTTTATGAAGTGAAAAGAACAAATGCTATAAAATTGATGGTAAAAAAGGATCAGAAATTAggtgaaataaataaagtatTATTTGAAGAAATTGAACCAACATtagtaaaattaaaaaaagaaaaagaagaatataataaatttgttagtaataatgaagaaatagaaaaatatgaaaaagttGAAATAGcatacaaatattatgtagctaaaaaaatgatgacaaAATGTGAAGAAAAAATCGAAGATGCAAAAAgtgaagaaaaaattttagAGAAAGGTATAAAAGAGATTGATAAAGATAttgagaaatataaaattgaaaaagaaaaaattgttAAAGAAACTAATACTGCTAGTGAACCTATGAAAATTTTGATAAGtcaaaaagaagaattagaaaagaaaatttctCAATTAAAATCAGAAGCtaaaatggaaaataaagaaaaagcaaaagagaaaagaagaagagaagatataaaaaaagaaattaataatttacaaaataaattagatgattatcaaaaaaataatgaaaaaaataataaaaatttaaaatcatatgaagatttaaaaaagaaaatcgaaattttaaaagaagaattaaatgaaaaacaaTTAACAATGAATTGCCTTTTAAGTGCTGgtactaataataatgaatatacagGTTCTTTTAGAGAGCaactaaaaaattataaaacgaATTTAAGTAAAGCTGAaacacaaataaataattttttacaaaataataaacatttagaaaaagaaattatgaCATTAAAAGAACAAcgtaaaaaatatgaaaaggaatataatgaaattagtaaagaaaaagatattgaagaaaagaaaaaaaagttatgTGAACAAGAAttagataaattaaataaagaatataataattttatggaATTGGATACTTTAAAAacagataaaaatattttatataacgaTATGGAAAAATTACAACAAGAATTACAagttttgaaaaatataattaatagtGTAAAAATTGATTATAAAATACCAAGTAATATGAAAAGTACAGATGTATTAggacaaatatataaattaataaaaataaaaaaagaatatattaatacagcTTTAGCTGTACATTTAATATTAGGTGGAAAATTAACATATTTACTTGtacaaaataaagaacaTAGTAAAAGGCtatttgaatataataatttttcgaGTGGAAGTAAAAGAGTGACATTGTTACCTCTAGAAGATTGTGTAATATCAAGAGAAGTACATGAAAAGCATATAGAAGAATGTCGACGAAATGTTggtttaaatataaaagataaaaatgatgttatatattttttagatattatggaatatgataaaaatttagAACGAATCatacaatatttatttaatggcACATTAATTTGTTCTAATGTTgatttatgtaaaaaaattacTTACAatccaaataaaaaattatcttATACTACTATAACTTTAGAAGGTGATAAATTTGATACGTCTGGGAGTATGTCTGGAGGATctaacaaaaatattaacttattcttattaaattatgaaaagtataaacataaaaaagaacaatatCATGATAACGAAAACAAATTAAAGGAAGTAagtgaaaaattaaaatcatTAGAAAAAGCagaggaaaagaaaaaaattatttcaaaagaattacaaatatatgaaaacaacttaaataatattgaaaatcGAATGGAAACAAGTAAATATGGTagtgttaataaaaaaatagaagagCACAAAAATGAAATTGATAAGGGACGAAATGAATTAAgtgaattatataaagaacaaaaaaaattaactgAAGTAATACGTAAAttagaaaaagatatatcTGAATATGAAGCTAATAaggataaaaaagaagaagatttaaaagaaactattaaaaaattaaaaaacaaaataaaacaattagAAACAGaagaacataaaaaaaaagaagaaatagatgatgtattattacaaattgaaaattataaaaaacaaaaagaaaaagaaacaaatgaTTTATCTTCAACTGatgaaattataaatgaaattgaaaaaaaaattgaagatattgaaaaaaatattaatattacaaaagaaaatttaaaagaattagaAAACAAAATCACAGAACTTCAATCAAGTTTTAGTTCAtatgaaaatgaaatgaaacaTGTTGTTAAGAAAATAGAagatttagaaaaaaaaaaaagtgaaaatatattagatttaaaaaaactaGAAAATACATTATTAGATTTACAAAAGGACCTTAAAACATCTAGTGATACagttaaatatttatataaaacacatGTATGGATAGAATCTTATGAACCtttgtttaataaaaaatatacaccaTACGATTTTGAAAATTTTAGACATGACGTTATACAGAAAAAAATACAGGCTTTACAAAATGAGCAAAATAAATTGTCAATCAATATTAATAGAAAAGCAGTACAAATGTATGAACAGGTGCAAGTAGACTACAAAGATTTAGTAACCAAAAAATCACAAGTTGAAgaagataagaaaaaaatacagGAAGTTATAGCAGATTTGGATGTAAAGAAAAGTGAAAGTTTGTTGGCAATGTATCAGCAAATTAATGAATATTTCCAAGCTATATTTTCTACCCTTTTGAATAATGCCCAAGCAAAGTTAAGTATAGTAGATGGGGATTTAGCTAACGGAATAGAGATGAAG atTGCCTTTAATAACAATTGGAAAGAGTCCCTAACCGAATTAAGTGGAGGTCAAAGAAGTCTTTTAGCCCTGTCATTAATTCTAGCCTTATTAAAAGTGAGAACAGTGCCGATGTATATCTTAGATGAAATTGATGCGGCTTTAGATTTAAATCATACTCAAAATATTGGAGATATGATAAGGACACAATTTCCACATTCACAATTTATTATTGTATCTTTAAAAGAAGGAATGTTCTCTCATGCAgatgttttatttaaaatgagATTTATAGATGGTATATCAACGGTTAATAGGCATGCTTTGGACATAAGACAAAATACAAACAAAAAGGAGGTTCAAGAAGTAAAGAGAAGAAGGGTTACAATTCACGACAAAGAACCAGATCATGATTAA